TTTCCACAGACATCAGTGTGACGTCTTAATGTCGGCGAGGCAGCAGTAATAACAGGGAGCCAGCTGTCAGAGATTGAACTCAGTGTTTGGGGTTCAAACAAGGTGGATTGGTGACTCACGTCAAGCGACCTGCTGAAGACACTGTAAATAGAGGCTGTCCGGCGGACGGCCGTCACACTTCTTTCCCAGTGCAGctcaatataaaataaaacaagaaaagccCATGTAACACCCAGCTGCATTCCAACaggaacaaacagaaacattcaaatCTTTTATTGATTATTAACATAACATTGTACCTGTCCTTCTTTAAGGAACATCTCCATTTTTAAACAGTCTTTTTTTGTactataaaaagcaaaaaaatgcaCTACGCACACAGACATCAAAAAGCCTGGTAATGTAAATGACGGTGGCagtaaaaaaacataaataaagacACTTTACTACTGTACCTACCCACCAACCACTGCTCTTTTAACAATATCTGATGTTATAAAGTCAGATTGAACAGTACTATTAGCATATTCTCCTTGTTTTATGTGCAGCAAAGAAgcgtaaaaaaataaaatttttgacatttttaaaaagtgatggCGCCATCAACACCTGACTTTTATTAGAATATTTACAGACATTGTCTGTACCCCAAAAATTTGTGATGAgaataatgaaatataaaatgacAACATCCTATTCAAGAGAACTGGTGACTTGCGCAGGTGTTCCTGTCCTCCCCATAGTTAGCcgtgattggctccagcaccacAAACAGAAGATGGATGTGTTGATTGATTTTCAAAAGGTGCTGTGTGATCTTAGTTCTGGTGAAATGATTGACCAGACTTGCATGTCGTTTCATCACCTCTGTGTTTATTGTCTTGCAACTGACATTAAAATCTTTGTTCATATAAATACAGGCAGCATTTCATTGTTGCATAAGGTTATTATGGCAGCAGATACCATTATTTAATCATCTTATTCAACCTTAGTTTTGGTTCCTTTTCACAGTTTGCAGCAGCCTGTGAcagatctttcttttttttttactttcctgaAAGAGTTCCTCAAGTCTTTAACCATTTATGAAGCACTCTGAAGTATTTGTAAATGGAGAATTTCAACACAGGACTGGTTGAAAGATACATCAAGAgcaaatttttttaaaaatatttctgaCTTTTTAGTGTCACTATTGCCAAATGCAGTTAAGTTAAAtttatatacaacaaaaatCTGTAGGAAGGTGTAAACCTGCTCAAAGGAATGAAATCTTTCCCAACCgagagcattttttttcatggaggccgagtccatccatctatctgcTGTATGACTTCATCCAAGAGCTGCAGCTGGTCCTGAATATGGACAACATGGAGGCTGCACTCTGGACTGGTCGCcacgcaaacacagaaaaacagacacatggAAGAACGTGCTCGAGTGGCCACTTTGGAGTCCCTAATAAGATCAATAAATGAGCAGGTTTCATGGGTTTGGATTATGGAAGGAAGcatctggagggaaaaaaacaaaacccaaataTTGCACACAGTAAGTCTCTGAGCCCAGAAACGAATCAGACTTCCCTCACTGTCAGATAAGAGGGTTAGCCACTGCACTGCATACCTTTAACAAATAAAACTCCCTCAAATACAGAAAGGAAAGCAACTTAACAGCATTGAAAACGAAAGATGAACACACCACTAGCAGAACTGTCTGTGCTGTAAGATGTTAAAAGTACGATCAATCGCAAATAACAAATTGCTCGAATAGATCAGCTCAGATATTTGAggtcagtctgctgtgtagtgtgtgtgtgtgtgtgtttgtgtgtgtgaacttaAAAGGATCACTTAGGTGTGAATCTGGGTTTGTGGACTTCATCAAGTTGCATTGGAGCATAAGTGACAGAGAGACCAATTAGCAGATCAGCTCACCCATGGAGCTGCAGCGATGTCACCAGGCCGTCGGGATGCAGGCACACCCTTCAGGAAAGGCACTGACACCACGACCCGGCGCAAAGCAAAGCCTGAACTTTCCAGCTGGAGTCAGAGCAGGCTGAGGAGTCGTGACTCTTGTCACTGGGCATTACGCTCAGGGTGGGTCTGTCCGCTCTATCCACTTAGCCCACCCCGAGACCCGAGGGTCAGCCCAGCAGCTTCTTTCACCTGATAGTAAACACACTTCATTGATGTTATGTAAGAAGAGCAACAAAAAGCAGAATGCTGGGAATGTTTATTAAAGGAGCACAAAGCAGCTACAGAACATTTGGCATGACCGTGGTCATGAATTGTATGTGAACAGCATCTGTTTGTTAATCCAGGCTCATCATGATTTCACTGTGTCGTTTCTGAAAACCTGAGTTTTTGACTGATTGCATGTTACTGACATTAATCAAGAAGCTTTCGTTTCAAGTACCAAATGTGAGAAAAGCAATGTGAACGGCTTTGAGACTGTTATGATGAAAAATTTTGATTTGAATCCTACCGCACATTAGATGTATTATCTATTCTCCATATGGACTCAGATTGGACTGTTTTAACTACCTCTTGTAAACATTTTGAACTCTATTATACATCTGTCTTTTATCCTGTTATTGAACTTGAAAATAGAACCAACATCTTTGCTTGTCCTGCTGTCGCTTGCAGCTGCCGGCTGAGCCGTCGCCTGAGCCCGCCGTGGAGCGCGTGCCCCGCCTGTGCCACCTGGTGAAGGGAGAGCACGGCTTCGGCTTCAACCTGCACAGCGACAAGCAGAAGCGCGGCCAGTTCGTCCGGGTCGTGGACGCCGAATCGGCCGCTGAGGGCGCGGGCATGCGGGTCGGGGACAGACTCGTGGAGGTACGCCTGAAACCGTACATGAAATGGGAGCTTTTTGAGGTACGATGGTTTGATTAAATAATGCATGGGAATAATGGAACAATATTACAGCGGCACTCTTCGTATTAATCAGGTCTGTGCGGTGGCTTGGAGTGTGATTGGATTGGAGCAGATTAGCCGGGGTGGCTCAGAGGAGATGTGAAGGGAGGGGTGCTGAAAGAGAGGACGGAATCAGAGACAACATGGTGGAGATCCAGAAGTGGGTCTTCTCCCCTCTGGGATCACACTGGCATGAAATGTGATGGAACACAAGCCAGGGACTGTCGACTTTCCATTTCTGTCCGCCTGCAGAGCGCAGTTAGTGGAACAGcgaggaaacaggaagagaactcATGCAAATCAAATGTCAGCTCTTTATCTgctcagcacctcctcctcctcccccctcacctCCTGCCTGGCTGTCCCAGGTGAACGGCGTGGCCACAGAAGGCCTGAGGCACTCAGAGGTGGTGGCCCTCATCAGGACTGGGGGAGGGGAGGTGCGCCTCCTCGTGGTCGACCCGGAGACAGACGAGCTGTTCCAGAGGCTGGGGATCACACCAACCTCCAGCCACATCAAAGGTCAGACACCGCACGTGCCCTCATACTGCGGTTTTTGTGCAATTTgctgattttttaaaatcttattacagttatttCTGAAGTTACCAGTTGATAGAAATAAACTTCAGTTGGCTGCTTTGATAATTTCACAGTTAAATTGTTGCTGTGACACCGTACAGGTCTAATGGCTGACTGATGCCTTAAGCGCAGCTGAATTTAATGTCAGAACAAACCCGTGATAGGTCAGAGCCACACACAGTCTAATGATGGTGAGTGAGCCAGATCAGTCAATCATAAATaactctgcatgttttccagtttatttgaattcattgtgatcatttatatttcacaaaacatgaacattttttaatttgcaaagtcagtttttgatattttcaattCTACTTCCTGctgtaaaatgaaatgtaaaaaaaaagtagaccTCTATTTGCGGTCAGTGTTTTGTCCTTATAATCTGTGGCAAGTGGCAAAAGTTCTTTTTGACTGTCCAAATCTGCAGAAAGAGCTAAAGTTCTCGTTGAAAAGTTAATCTTTTTAGGCTCACAGTGTCAATCTGCTGCTgggaaagacttttttttaaaatattcatcttctcatcaaaatacaaaatagaaccagattttttttttttgttgttgtttgtttttttaaataaagtgaagaaaaggTTCCATCAACACTTCTACAGTTTGTACGACCATCTGGAGGCCTGGGATAGGATCTTCTGCTGACTGATTGCTTTATATCATATTGTCagtgtcattgttttttttaaaaagaaacagtttATTAACTAATGATAACAAAAAACCACCACCTTCCAGACGACACTGTACACTTCCTGATAAAGCGAGCCGATGTGTATTGAGAACTGTAGTATTGCGGATGTGGACTAATGTTAATGCTGTTTAAAGTCTTACATCTTGCTGTCAAAAGGAGTTCAGGATGAATTAGTTCAGGATTATCGGCCTGGTTTTGTCATTAATGAGATTTAAGTATGATTGTTCAGCTTACTCTGAgcacagacagcagctctgcgcCTTAACAGGAAAAGTAATGACGAACAAGCACACTGAAGACTCAGCCATGTTTGAAACTTCTCTCAGTTACAAGTGCAGTCGTGTTACAGCATCAGTCACCTCTTCGCTTCACCTTCCCACAGAGGTCTATGTGGACGACGACACAGAGGCGGAAATCTCCCAGCCGACCCCGTCCCCGCCCCCCGAGCCCCCTGAGCCCCCCGAGCCCCCCGCCACACATCCACCCGTCATAAACGTCACTCTGACAAACTCGCCCGTCTCGACCCCGTCGCCCAAACCTCGAACCAACGGAAGCTCGGCGTCGCAGTCCTCCAGGAGTTCCACCACGCAGTCAGAGATCAGCAGCTCAGACATGAGCATCCAGGTAAGTTGGTTTGTAACTTTCCCACTGACAGTCACATGAttcatgaaatacacacacagttaaacaaAGGGGCCGtctctctttttgtgtgtgctctcacaagttttgtatttctttctgtatttgtgtttccaggtctgacagtttgtgtttgtgtgtcttgcAGGTCCCAGATGAGGATGAGCGGCGCGTTTCAGACCCTTTCCTGGACAGCGGCCTCCGTCTGAGTCCCACCGCAGCCGAGGCCAAGCTGAAGGCCCTGGCAGGTCGCAACAAGAAGAGAGCGCCTCCTATGGACTGGAGCAAGAAACAACAGATCTTCAGCAACTTCTAGATTGGAGAAGATCAGGAAAACAGTTGAAGTCAGGCTGACATCGAGCGACAAAACACCCTTCATCCCTCTCTCAAAGGTTTGGACATGGGAAGAGTTTTAAAGGAAGTTAAAAGGAGGAAAGAGGTTGGTAGGAACATTTGTAAAATGTTCAGACTCCATTCAGTGTGAAAAAACCCATAATATATCAGATAGTATTCTCTAGACCTCCACTTATCAGTATGTTGGAGAACATGTTCTCTGGATGTGTCTCGCTGCTTTAAACAGACATTAATGACCGGTAGGGCTTTTATCAAGAGACTAAAATATGCAAACGATGACCGGAGGAGACCAAGTGTTTCTTTTCATTGAGTCATGATCATTTCAGGGCCAAGAGTCGGACTGCGAGCTCCTCCACAGCCATTCTCCTGTAGCAATGTCTGTCAGCGTCTCTTCTCAGACAGAGATATTATTTCCTGATGTAGCATTTTTAGATTTTCTCTcactttcctttgttttcagtcCAAAGCATCTCAGTTCAGTCTTTGAATAGGCATCGATGTATTTATCTGATTCCCAGATTAGAAACCATGTAAATTTTAATCACATGGGGAAAAATGGGAACGATTAAATTATAAGATAAATGATGTTTGATCACCTCAGTGCTTCTTTTAGCTGTTCCAGAGTGATTTCTGAGAGGAGAAACATATTTTAAAGAGATTTTATTCACTAGAACTGAACACTCTCTCATTACCTGttagatttcatttttttttttttctccagtgtaCTTGACTGTAATCTCTCacaatgtgaaataaagttTCAAATGATAAGCAAAATATGATAATTGTGTcaatttttaacacattttgagATGTCATTCTTAGGTGTGTTTGCCGGGGCAGAAAACCAAACTGCAACTGTCTATATTATGAATTTCAACTAGGTAGTTTCACTCATGCTTAACTACAGATGACACTATTCGGTCTATTTTCCTACTTTTGAAAAgctcaaagacagaaaaatgtgtCACAGCCTGTTGTGAGAATCATTTGGACATCCATTCCTACATTTCACCCACTTGATTGCTTTACATCTCATAATTGCACACAAATGATTATTGCAGATAAACAAAACCCACTCTGGTCGCTGCTGCTCGGCTCCCGTATCCTTCCTCCGCTGGAGCCCCTCTCTCCTGCTCATCATGAATCCCTGGCCGATGCTGATTCCACTTATTAACATCGTATAAAAGCAGTTTCAGTCTTACCTTTTTGCCATCCCTGTCTTATGCAGCATCCTGAAGTGCTCCAAGCCTCCAATAAAACTCCAACCCAGATTCAAACTCGCATTTTAAAGGACACAAACATAATATGAGAAGCGATATAAAGATATGAAGGCAACGCTTGGGAAAGGGACGGTGTCCGGGGCAGAAATGCAGTTTGCTGCTGGAGGTTGATGATGCTGTGCAGAGGTTTGAGTCAGATTCGttcttcacacagacacacactctgcatcATGTTTATTgatcagaaatgtttttgactaGTAAGTCCAACATGAATACCATGGATTGAAGCAAATTCATTGGCGAGAGGATCCCAAAAGGTTCtctaaaaaaagagacagaaccCCTCGACTGGTCTAAAGAGAAATGAAACATTCTGTGGACTGATCAAAgtaagatttttctttttgcgtGTCAGATCGCTGACAGATTTTCAGCTGACCTCCAAACACTGAGTCCATGAAGCCAGTGAAGCAcggcggtggcagcatcatAACCTGGGCGTGCTTCTCTTGCGTCGGCATCATGTCTATTTATCACACACCAGGGGTCATGGATCAGTTTGCACACATCAAAATACTTGAGGAGTTCATGCTGTCTTATACTAAAGCTGAAATGCTCCTGGAATGTGTTCATAAAGAAAAATTCAGACTTTGTTTTGTGCTGTTATTATCCACAGTAAAGTCTACAGAAAACCTTGACACAAACAATCTTGAGAgcacatttatttctgttgttttgtttgtacttCTGCAGATCAAAACGCACTTCGTTGGTTTTTGAAACTGCAGCTCTGCATAAGAGCTAGAGCGAGATATCCATTAGTCATGGTCGCACCAAGAGTGCAGTTGACTATCAGTTGAATTATCATGAGAACAAAGCCATTTAAATTTGGATTTGAATGACTTTCAACGAATATATCATTCAGATTTTAAAGTCTTTCTTGATAGAGTGTCCTTGCTTTTTATGTGTATGGTTTTCATAAAGCACTcttcttccatttcttttctAAAGTCCCATGAGATGGTATCTTGTAAATGAGTGAAggtaaaaacaatatttaagaaaggaaaaaaaaaaaagaaaggttcccAGGCTGATTTTCTTCAGAAATGTAGAAAACATCCCACCCCTTCGTTCTGACAAATACAGATACTAAGTGTAACAGCCATCCTTCAGCACGCAGGACAGGGTTTATTTTCAGTCCACAAACCAGCTGGATTTCCACCAGATGTTACAAACATAAACTATAAATCATGTCAAAGACTCAaaagcattttatttccattccCACCTTTCAAAAAGAAGGGCACACGAACAGAAGGTACTAAAGTCTTTCTGCCAGACCGCAACAAGATCATGCTCTTTATTATAGAAACAATTtagaaggaaggaaagaaaaaaaaacactccatcaGCTAATCTGCTGTTTCCTCAAACTCCTGGAACTCGATCACTAAAGCAAACTACTACAGGATCATCCAATGAAATGTACACTGGCCTTcccaatacaaaaaaaaaaaaaaaaaaatactattcaTGTAACTTAAAAAACATCAGCggaacaaataaaaatacaccGAAATCAAACAAGCGACCGAGTACATTTTCATGTACAAGCTTCGAACTAAGAGACTGTGGAAGTAGAAGCAGACTGGAATTCCGATTGTCTTGTGTTTGAAGTGACTTAACGCTGGATTTGATTATCTCAATGGTCACAGTCGAGGTCAAATCAAGTGCCAACCTTTATTTGTATTTCAAACGCCTACATGCTGCAAAACCCGGTAAGATTATCGGTGAAAAGAAATAGATCCCTGTAGTCAATTCGTCAGGTGAAATCTAAACCGCGATTTATCATAAAAGCCCTGCTGCAACTGTATTTCCCGCATCAGCATGACGCAAAATATTGAAATAGCAGCTTATTTCTacttattgtgttttaaatttCTGAGGCTGTTGCTCTTTGGCAGTGTCCTAGCTCTTTATTTTGTGAAGTGTTCTGTGCTCTCTTCTAGTCGTGAATTGAGGTGATGTGTTGGTGTGTAAAGGGCAATCATGTTAGTCTGGAATCTAcgacaagcacgcacacacacacacacacactgcattcgCTCgtgggtgcacacacacacacacacacacacagtgactgcACAGACACGGAGCATGCACACAAAGCTACCACCTCCTCCACTGTGCACACGTCGTCTGGACGGCATCTCAACTGAACATGCTCGACAGGCCGAACGGGAACTCATGCGCTCCGACTCATGCGggatctctctctcactcacacacacacgcacgcacgcgcacacacacacacctctgcattATGGCATGGTTAGTCATTGTAAAAGTGCGGATTAGTCGCAGTTTCacaaagttgtttttatttgccaTTTAGTATTGGGGTATTTTTGCCAGTCATAGACACTTAATTTCACAGTGCAACACAGTATGACAAACACTGACATTAGGGTCAAGACATTTTATGGGTGAGgttaaaagaataataataataaaaaaaaaaaaatccatacaaaaaaattaaaataaaaagtgcaaaaaaaaaaaaaacttaacagtcactgaaaaatagcattatttcaatttctttttttttttgcgttaaGTGTGCGAATTTAAGTCCActatggaaataaaaaaaaaaaaaatcatcagcagcaacaaaataaaaataataatatggACCAGTTTTAAAACATCATCACAATGAAACTGCCAATCACTGTTATACTTAAGATATCGATATGGCATCAAATGGATATCGAATGTAGACAGACACgtactctcacacacacactcacacacacacacacacacacacgccttcaTTCACACACTTGGTCACAGTTAACAGGTGCCAAGGACATTGCGGTGGGAGTCAAGTTTCAGCTCGGTACCATATCAAAAACAATACATATTTCACACACCGTTAACACAGAATGCCGAAGTAAGGATTTACaaactgcacatgcacacgaACGCACACACTCGCATCCACAGAAACTGCAAAGAGACAACTAAAGatgtgaatttctttttttttttttctcctttgtaaGAGTTCCTCCCCCTCTGGtgagaaaacaaatgtgttagCCCTAATCCTCCTTTCCTAGAGGAATGGTTTCTGTGAAGCCACAAGGAAAgacacttgctttttttttttttttcttctttttctgtttaacTTTCTCTCCTTTTCAACTGATCAGGTAGAAAATGTGATAGGAACATGTCTGACAGATGGAAAGCTCTGTGAAGCAGCACTCTGGTCAAAATGATAGGTAGGAAACATAGATGAGGATATGGAGAATATCTTTACAGTTAAGAAGAATTCTGCGACTACAGATGAAGTAATTCTTATTGAATCCTAAtccccggaaaaaaaaaaaaaaaaaaaacaaaaaagagaaagatatcACCCAGAAAAATGAACAGAGTTTATACACCTGTCGGTCTGTCCCTAACTACACGTAGCAGGTCTGAAGAAGTCGAAAGAATAGTGCCACCCACAGTCTGTTCCGTGTGCAGCATGTGCAAGTTTGTGTGTGCGAGTCTGTGTGCGACGGTCTGTGTGTCGGTCAAGCTAGCGGTTACTCGTAAGTAGAAGAATCCTATTAAATCTCTACGGTCCCAGCTCTCCAAGTCACAGACTCCTCTGAAGCTCTTTATCCCTGCCTCGTTACCGACGTCCCTCCCCTCTCAACGCTCCGTCTGCTGGTTTTTCTCGTTGCCTGCCTCTGTACTCAACCTGTTGCTCgctctgtcgctctctctctccctctccctccctctctctctcgtcctcctctgtccctcGCTATCTGTCCCTACCAGTTAGTTTTTCTGTGTCGGGTCCCTGCCTAGTTAATCTAGAGGtgtcccccctgtccctccctccctcccgcccaCCCTCCCTCTATGGACAAACACATAGGGCGTGGGGGCCGTCCATCAAGGGGGAGCGGCCAGTAGcgtccctctccctccccccagATCAGGGCAGTGCAATACACAGATGGATGAGTTTCCCATTCACCCTCCTCCTGCCGGCTCACCTGCGAGAACGGGAGAGGAAGTAAAGCCCGTTAATAATGAAGGAGTCTTCAATACGTCCGTGAACCGGGCCGTATGCGGGGGTTACCTCTTGGGTGGGTGTAGAGAGTCTAAACGCCATAGCAAGCTGCCAGTCTCTCCTTCAGCAGAGGGGGGAACTGCTCGGAAAACTGCTGCCAGTTCTCCTCCCCGACCTGCTCCTTAAAGCCATGCAGGATCTTTGgagaggcacaaaaaaaaaaaataaaataaaagctcgGCTGAGACATTATTGAAAATCATATTAATGGAGTGTATATACTGTGTGAACGGCTAAAAAAGGAGCGAGGAGAAGGAATCGGTACAACCTAATAACTTGCACCATTTCCCCATGAATTCATACTATCAATAGCTTTGCGTAACACTTTGGGATGTGTTAGGAGATAAAATATCACAAGTTTAAATAGATTTTTCTATTCAGACATTTTCTATAATACATTTAATGCAGACAAATTGAATTGCAGGACCGTAATACGACTTATAGTGGCGTCACTCGCAAAGAATTTCTAAAGATTTCATTATCAGGGACGAAGCAAAAGGGTGGGGTGGAATATATAAAATAACTCTAACCAAGACATACAGCTCTAACCGGTATCACTATGTTACAACActgtattcatttttatttcaatccTTTTTCAAGGTTAAAACCTTCACTTGAATGAAAAGACTTGTTCAAACTACAGCTGCTTTACACACCGATGGTGCAGTCAGTTCTTACTGAAGAGTGAAGGTTTCTGTGCACAGAAATTAAACAAAGTGGGAATATGTACAGTTTATATACTCAACATACAGCTGCAGGGAGGCAGCACAGATGTACAACAACAATCTCAACCTTCATCCAGCCTCAGGTTGCCTGAAACTGAATATATACCTAAAAATAAACCTATCACAGTGAACGCTTCGCCGTTTT
The nucleotide sequence above comes from Salarias fasciatus chromosome 6, fSalaFa1.1, whole genome shotgun sequence. Encoded proteins:
- the LOC115390869 gene encoding Na(+)/H(+) exchange regulatory cofactor NHE-RF2-like; translation: MESEPRPRLCYLTKGERGYGFHLHGERNKGGQFIRKVDPGSSADMGGLRAGDRVVEVNGENVENDSHHQVVNRIREVPHRTRLLVVDRETDDYLRSRGVACTEDLAIEMGTLSPRPSPMQTPSVSPIPRDGSPLHRAKANHTLSLQHPAAEPPAAMAARDKVKRSSVTSSTATDPELPAEPSPEPAVERVPRLCHLVKGEHGFGFNLHSDKQKRGQFVRVVDAESAAEGAGMRVGDRLVEVNGVATEGLRHSEVVALIRTGGGEVRLLVVDPETDELFQRLGITPTSSHIKEVYVDDDTEAEISQPTPSPPPEPPEPPEPPATHPPVINVTLTNSPVSTPSPKPRTNGSSASQSSRSSTTQSEISSSDMSIQVPDEDERRVSDPFLDSGLRLSPTAAEAKLKALAGRNKKRAPPMDWSKKQQIFSNF